The genomic segment ACACCATGCGAGATAAGTGCCGCCAAAGATGTGTCTTCCTCGGTCAAAGCGTGATACCGTTGTCCCACAAAACCAAGAGCGGTTGCAATGTTTGTCTTATAGGTTGGCCGCACTTCGGGAAAAAGTCCCGCCGTGGAATATTCATGACGCATTCTGAGATAGAGCAACGCGTCGTAGTCTATCGCGCGGGCCAGGTATTTGTAAAACAGTCGCAGGCTATCCAACGACGTCACCTTGTCGAGACTGTCTGCGATCTCCCATCGTGTCTTTGCCCTGCACGCGCTGTCGAGTGCCCAATAGAAGTACGACACATCAAGCGGGATTCCAGGCGAAACATACGTGAGTGGGCCTGTTGCGTAGAAATAGGCACATGTGTCTCCCGCAAAAATCTCCCCGTGCTGGGCAAACACCACCGGCGTTGCCAACAGCATAAGAAAAACACATAGTCGTTTCATGTGCACTTCCCACAGATTTGTGGCATCCCTCACTCCGGCAGCACTGTCACGAACTCCACAGTCAGATCTTCGCCCCCTTCCAGAGTCCGCCGAACTCGCCCGTGCGGGCGTCGTACACGGTCTGCAGCCAGGGATTGCGCATGAAGCCCACGCGGCGCACGCGGCTGCTGCGCATGCGCACCTGTCAGAAGCAAAACCGCGGCGCAGATCATTCCCACGCGGCGGCGGGCCGTGTAACGCGTGACTGGGAGGTCGATCATGGTATATCCCCTGCTGTGTGAACCACACTGTGTTTCCCGGACAGAAAAACGTGGCATGCGCCGCATGACACCAGACGAGCAAATGGCGCATATGGTACTCCGAACTTGTGGAATAGCCGGCGCAAAGTCAAACGTGACGGAATGGAAACCGGAGTGGGGAAGGCATCGATGTCCCCGCTTTCGTATATTGGGGTTTTCCCCCAGGCACGATGATTACACTTCCCTTTTCCTCGCTCCCCGGCACGACCGATCTCTTCAACGACTATTGCGCCGGCCTCCCCGAAACCCGCCGCTACTTCGTCGGGCACTTCACGGATCCTCTCGCTTACGAGACGCATCTTCAATTGCTCGAAAGGCGCACCTACTTCCGCGGAGAACTCGCGGACGCGCTCTATGAGCAGAACCGGACGTGGGGAGCCGGCGAAAGGACCATGCAGGCGATCGAACGCCTGAGAAACTCGAACACCGTATGTGTAGTGACGGGACAGCAGGTATCGCTGTTCACCGGTCCGCTGTACACCATTTACAAGGCCCTGACCGCCTGCAAGATGGCGCTATGGCTACGCGAACAGTTCCCCGCCTACGACGTCATCCCGGTGTTCTGGCTTGAATCCGAAGATCACGACCTCGATGAGGCGGGCACGACGGCGCTGATCGACCGTGAGAACGACTTCCGACGCCTGGTGTACGCGGAGCCCGACCCCGAAGGGCAGAAGAACACCGCACCCGTAGGATCCATGCCCTTGGGCGAGCGTATCGAGTCGCTGCTCGAGGAACTCTCCACGCTGCTCCCCTCCACGGACTTCACGGCCGATGTCGTGAACATGATGCGCGAGGCGTACAAACCCGGGAACACCTTCGCGACGGCCTTCGCGACGATGCTGCATGCGTTATATCCCGACGCCGGGCTCGTCTGTGTGGATCCCTCCGATCCGGAAATCAAGAAACTTCTCGCCCCCGTCGTTCTGCAGGAACTCGAAACGTTTCCGACCTCGGGCGAGGAAGTGATAAAACGCAGTGCGGAACTCGAGGAGCGGTACCACGCGCAGGTGAAACCACGCGCGGTGAATCTGTTCTACCTCCACAAGGGCGGACGCTACCCCATCGAGCCGAACGAGGACGGATTTTTCCTGCGCGGATCAAGGCAGCGCTTCACGTCGGAGGAATTGCTCGAGATCGCCAATGTGCAACCCGAGCTCTTCAGCCCGAATGTGCTGCTCCGGCCGATTTTTCAGGACTACCTCTTCCCCACCGCCGCCTACATCGCCGGGCCCGCCGAGGTCGCGTATTTCGCGCAGCTCCAACCCGTGTACGATCACTTCCAGATACCGATGCCCGTCATCGTGCCGCGCGCGAGCATCACGCTGGTCGAGCAGAAGATCACCAAACTATTCAACAAGTTTTCGCTGCAATACGCATCGATGTTCGACAGTCCCGAGGTCTTGTACAGGGATCTGCCCATTTCGTCGGAGAACGATACGCCGGGAGCCGGCTTCGCGGCCTTCAAAGCGGGGATGGCGGAACTGCTCGGTACATTGCCCGGAATCGCGGCCGACACACAGCAGCAGCTTGTCGATCCGGCCCGCGCAACAGTGCAGAATATCGAGAAGTACATCGCGCTGTTCGAGGAGAAGTTCACTACGGCACGCCGCGAGAAGGATTCGACACTTCTCCGTCAGCTCGAGAAATTACACGTGTACCTGGCCCCGGAGGGCAAGCCGCAGGAGCGCCAGTACAACATCACCACCTACCTCAATCGGTACGGCCGCGACATACTCTCGCGCATCGAGACGCATTGCCAGCCCTTCCCCGCGGAGCATCGGCTGCTCATGGTGTGAACGATGTAGCAACGTGGGAAAGTAGCAAAGTGGAAACCAACATTACGTCGTTGTATACTTTGTCACCTTGCTACTTTTCTACTTTGATACTTTCGCCATCCGTCAGAGTTTCCGCCCCTTCCACACTACCTTGCCCGTGAGGAACACCACAAAGGGCAGCAGGGTCACGTACACGAGGTAGTAGAGTTCAAAGACGGGGAAGTAGCGGAAGAGGCGCTGCTGGCCTAGCTGCTTCAAAGGGAACGACAGAAGAAACGCATCGCCGAGACACTTGCCGGCGAATGCCGCGCACCAAGCCCAGAACGGTATGCCGAAAAACGGGAGCACCAGCAGCGCGGCGTTCATGAAGAAGCCGATGCTCATGATCGCGAAACCGAGCGGGTGAATGTCCACTCCTCCGCGGCCCCAGCGTTTTTTCTGCCTGTAGAGTTCCTTCGCGTCCGCGCACGGTTCGCTCCAGACCAGCGTGCTCGCCCGCACCGGATATCGGATCTTCCAGTCCGATTTGTAGCCGATGCTTTTAAACAGGGCGAAGTCCTCCGTGACACTGAAACCTACGGCGGCATAGCCGCCCACGTCGGTATACGCGCGTTTCCTGAACGACATATTGTTGCCCACCGCGCTGAGCGGACGTAACCATCCCACACCCGCGGATGCGATGGTAAGCAGGTAGGCCCAATCCACCGCCTGCATGCCGGCGAACCAGTCCGCGCCGCGTATGAGAGTGAAACCGCACACGCAACCCACCTCGGGGGTATACTGGCGCACGGTTTCCAGGACCCATTCCTCGGGCACCGCACAGTCCGCGTCGGTGGTCAGTATCACCTCGCCGCGCGCGTGTTCTATGGCTTGCGCCACGGCATTGGCCTTTCCGCGCATGCCGTGTATGGTGCCTTCCGTTTGCAGGACGCGTAGGGACGGCATGCGGGTCTCCCAGACGCGCATACGCTGCAATGTGTCGTCGGTGGACTGATCGTCGATCACCAACACCTCGAGCAGGTCCGCGGGGTAGCGCAGGCGCGACAGCGATTCGATACACCGGTCGATGTTCCCCGATTCATTCCGCGCTGCAACGATCACGGTCACCGACAGTGATGTATCGGCTGCCGCGGGCCTGCTTGCCCTGCGGGCGCCGCTCCAGAAAAAGAGAATTTTCAGGAGGTACAGCGCGAGGAGTATGAAGGTTGCCGGAAGTATCCAATCCATGGTGCTTACTGCCAGATGGCGCGCGGTTCGGCTGTGCGAAGGTGCTTGAGATGCAGAATTTCGAAGAAGGCTGCGGTCAGTGCATCGAGACGTGAGTGAGTTCGGTCGTTTTCGTGTAACACCACGATGGCGCCGCCCTTTATGTGCCTGCGTAGGAATGTGCGCATCTCCGGCACGGAGCGTCTCTCGACAAAATCGTATGGCATGCAGTTCCATGCAACGGGATGTAATCCGAGAGTTCGTGTGATGACACGCGCGCGCCGCGGAAACCGGCCATACGGCGCCCTCACGAGGTGCGGACGGCCGCTGTCCAAATCGTTGAGCAGCGCTTCTGTCGCCTCGATCGATTCCCGTATCTCGGACGCGGAAAGTCCCGACCACCGCGTGTGCCGGTAGCCGTGGTTCGCGACCACGTGCCCCGCATCGACGATGGCACGGGCCTCGGCGGCATAACGGACTATAAGTTCTCCGTTCAGAAAAAACACGGCGTGCGCGGAATGCGAGGCAAGTATGTCGAGAAGCAAGGGCGTCGTACGCGGATGCGGACCGTCGTCGAACGTGAGCAGAACCTCGTCCCGTCTGCCAATCCGTCGCGTCCCGATATTCACAAATACGGGCGCCAGCGATCCAAGGCTCGCAGTGATGCAGCGCACGGTCCGAAAGTGGTTCAATCGCGAACAGAAAGTCGCGGTTGCCCGCGGATGCGCGCTTGCGGGATCCACGTCAGAACGTCACGGTGAAACCATAGCCCCACGTTGTCCAACGGAGGTCATGGTATTCGCCGTGTTCACTGTTGCCGCTGAACCAGCTCAGGAAAAGGTTCACTCCCCTGCCGCCCCAACGGCCGATACAGACACCCGCCTGTACGGAATGAGATGCAGCGTACGCGCCGATGTCCACGAGCCATCCGTCGTATGCGACGTACGGTGTCACATTTCCATCCGCGAAGGAGATGGGATACACCTCGATGCCACCGTGTGGCGCGAATCGTCCGAGATGTGGCGGATCAACATGCACGAGGTACTGTGCTCCCGCGTACACGCGGTAGGCGCTGTTGCGTTCGTACGCGACAACAAGGTCGAGAAACTCGCGGCTGTACACACGTGGCAGGCGTCCGTCACGCCAGGCGCCGTCGATCTTGTCGAAGCTGCCATCCACGAGATGCGCGCTGATGTGGCTGAAACGCAGCCGGCCTGTGAGAGCGGACTGCTCGTCGAACCGCGACACATGGCTGATGTTCACTCCAAAGAGATAGTCCACTGCGTCAACGGGAAAGTGGAAATCCGCCGCCTGGCGCAGTGATGTCCACGTAAAAAAGTCCGCGCCGAATGTCCACGCTTCCGCGTTGCCGTCCCTGTGTCGCAACGCAAGAAGATCCGCTGTGGCGCCGATGTCGAGACGCAGGCGGTGCTCATTGCGCAGAGTGTTCATGCCCATGCGGGCTTCGACCGTGTGTGCAATAAGCGGACGGAAAGCGGGTGACCCTTCGGCCCAATCGATATTCCATTCCTGCGCCGTCATTGCTGCCGGAAACAGGATCGTAAAGACCAATACGTGCCGCCACGCACGTGCTGCGCGACGGAGCGTCATTACAGGGCCTCGTCCTCGTCGAAGAGTGCGCTGCCTTCGCCGCCCGGTTTTGCGATGAAGAGCCGGGAACAGATGTCCCCGTCAAAATTTCCCGTCCGTTCACAATTCTGGAACCGTTCGCGCAAGGCGTCCACATTGTCGGCCTCACCGCTCGTGGCGACATCATCGATGTCGTCGCAGTTCATGCAGAATTTGACCTCCGTTTTTACGGGAAGATGCACGGAATGGTCCAGATCTATGTCACGCTTTTTGATCATGTGTACGCCTTTCGACTTATCCGAATATAGAACACAAACACGGAAACCATCAATCTTGTTTCCGATCGGACAAGAGAAAAACGAATTGCGCGACCTGCCCTATTCGTAGCGCAGTGCTTCTATCGGATCGAGATTCGAAGCCTTCCACGCGGGGTAGGTGCCGAAGACGATGCCGATGAACACGCAGGACGCCAGACCAAAGAGCACCCAGCCCGGCTGCACAATCGCCGGGATTTCGAGGGCGAAAGCGAGCGCGTTGCCCGCGCCCAGGCCGGCCGCAATGCCAAGCACACCACCTATCAGCGAAATTCCGACGGATTCATGAAGGAATTGTGTGACGATGGATCTGCGCGTTGCGCCGACGGCCTTGCGGATGCCGATCTCACGTGTGCGTTCCGTGACCGACACAAGCATAATGTTCATGATGCCGATGCCCGCCGCAAGCAACGCCACCGCGGCGACAGCCATGGTTCCGACACGGACGTACAGCGTCAACTGATTGAATTCCGTAATCACCGATTCGTTCGAAAAAATGGCGAAGTCGTTTTCTTCACCCGCGGGCACATTGCGGATTGCGCGCAGCGCGCCGGTCACATCGTCGAGCACCGCATCGTAGGTGTCGCGCGAAGGCGCCTGCACCATGATATGAATGCTCCGGTTTTTGCCGAAGGTTTCGAAGAACGTGGTGATGGGGATGATAAAGTAGGAATCGCGACTGCCGAAAAGTCCGCCCTGCGCCTTGAGCACGCCGATCACATGCCAGGGCTTCCCGAGCATGCGAACCGTCTGGCCTATCGGATCCATGCTCGGTGGAAAGAGTTTTCGCGCGAGACTTTCACCCAACACAACAACAGGACGGGTCAGGTCGAGATCGGATTGTGTCAGACCGCGTCCGAGTTCCACTTCCCACTGATTGGTTGGGAGGCCGTCGGGATTTTCGCCCGCGATTGCGATGTTCGGATCCGTCCGCGTATTGCGCCACGAGACCTCGTGTCCGAAGGTCCAGACCTCGAGCCCGATGCGCTGCGCGCCTGTACGCGCGTCGATGAGTGCGAGGCCTTGCGCGTAGGTCAGATCCTTCCGGTTGCGCTCGCGGTCGCGCCAGCCGGGCTCGCCACCCATGTTACGTCCGTGTTTCTGTATCTGGAAGGTGTTGGCTCCAAGCTGGCTCAGCCCCGATTCTATGCTTTGCTGCAACGCGCCAAGCGCGGTCATCACGGCGATGATCGAGAACACGCCGATGGAGACGCTCAGCACCGTCAATGCGGCGCGCAGCCGATTTGTCCGCAGTGTGCGAACAACCATGCGAATATTTTCCATCAGGGCCATGATGTCGCTCACTCGTAGCGCAACGCGTCGACGGGATTCATGCGCGCGGCGGTGTAGGCGGGAACGATGCCCGAGATGAGCCCCACGGTGATCGATATCGTGAGTGAGAGTCCGACGACCCACAAGGGCATGCTCGATGGCAGAACCTTGTCGATGATCAGACTGAGCGGATACGATAGCCCCAATCCGATAAGCCCGCCGATGAGGCACAACGCAGCCGCCTCGATGAGAAACTGCGTGAGAATGGTGCGACGTCGCGCACCGAGGGCCTTGCGTGTGCCTATTTCCTTTGTGCGTTCCTTCACCGATACGAACATGATGTTCATGATGCCGACACCGCCGACGAGCAGGCTCAGCGACGTGATAAGGAAACCGATGATGCCGATTGTGCTGACGACATTGTCGAAAATGGACTTGAGGAATTCCTGCGTATTGATGCCGAAGTCGTCTTCCTTCCAGGCGGGCACACGCCTGATCTTCCGGAAGGCGCCTATCAATTCCGTTCTCGCCTCCTCCTTGTCGATCCCCTCGAGCATCTTCACGTGTATGTCGAAACTCCGCTCGCCTCCGAACACGCGCAGGAAATTGTTGAGCGGGATGAAGGCCTGGGTATCTTTGCTGAACATGCTGGTGCCGAGGAAGTCACCCTCCTTCTCGAGCACACCGATGACGCGATAGGTGAATCCGCCGATCTTGATGAACTTGCCGATCGGGTCTTCTTTTTCGAAGAGATTATCCGCAACATCATGTCCGATCACGCAGACAGGCCTGCCGCTGTTGCTCTCGAGATCGTTGAAGAAACGTCCTTCCTGCGGCACGACACCGGAGGTCACGACGTATGCCTCCTCGGTTCCCAGCACATTGCCGCGCACGGAGCGGTTGCCGTACTTCATGGTCGCCTGCCACGTCTGCACGACGGGCACGACGGCCTCCGCGAGTGTGAATCGATCCTTGAGCTGCCGGGCTTCCAGCAGGGTGATGTCGCGGCGATTGCGCGACTTCCACCATTCGTCGCTGAACCAGTCCCACTTGCTCACATAATACACGTCGGCACCGAGCGACTTGATACTGTTGTCGAGCGCGGAACCGAGCCCCTCGATCACGGTCGCCATGAGGGTCACAACCACGATGCCGATGACAATGCCGAGCGTCGTGAGCACGGAACGCATCTTGTTGGCGACGATGGCGGCAAAGGCGATGCGCAGTCCTTCACCCAGTTCGAGAAGTCGATGCATGGCGGGCGCGATTTAGAGCTTCGAGGGATAACGCCGCGGATTCTCCACGTGCACGTCGCTTGCGATCTCTCCGTCGAAGAGCCGCACGATGCGATGCGCATGCGAGGCGATGTCCTCCTCGTGTGTGACGAGGATAAGCGTGTTGCCCTGCGTGTGAAGGTCGGAGAAGACCTGCATGATCTCCTCTCCGGTTTTCGAGTCGAGGTTGCCGGTTGGCTCATCCGCAAGGATGATGGAGGGATTGTTGACAAGCGCGCGCGCAATGGCCACGCGCTGACGCTGCCCGCCCGACAATTCATTCGGCTTGTGATTCATGCGGTCGGCGAGGCCCACCGCGGTCAACGACCGAGCGGCCCGTTCGCGACGTTCGGCTGTGCCGACACCGGCGTAGATCAGCGGAAGCTCCACGTTGTGCAGAGCCGTCGAACGCGCGAGGAGGTTGAAGGTCTGGAACACAAATCCGATCTGGCGGTTCCTGATCGAGGCCAGTTCATTGTCGTTCATCTCGCCGACATTCGAGCCGGTGAACATGTAGAGGCCCGACGACGGCGTGTCGAGGCACCCGATGATGTTCATCAGTGTGGACTTGCCCGAGCCCGATGGTCCCATGATCGCGACATATTCGTTCCGGTAGATGTCGACGGAGGCGTCACGGAGAGCATGCACTTTCTCGGCCCCCATGTCGTATGTCTTCGTGACATTCTTGATGTGGATGAGCGGCGTGTCTGCCGCGAGCGGACTATTCATCATTTGCCTTCACGGAAACGGCCTTGTTGTCGATCCTCACGCGTGAACTGTCGTTGAGTTCGCGGGAGATGGCCCTGTAACTGCCCTTCACGACAGACTCGCCTTCCTTGAGTCCGTCGGTTATCTCGATGTACTCGTCGCTGCTGATTCCCGTCTTGACCACGCGTTTGCGCGCGAGATTCTTGTCGACGATGAACACCACTTCGTCCGGTTTTTTCCGTTCCTTTTCCTTGGCCGGTTCCACGTTTGCCGCGGTCTCCTCGGCCTCGGGCGGGGTTTCCTGGTCCTGCTTCTTTCCTTCACGCGTGGTGACGCACTGCAGAGGCACCGCCAGCACATCCTTCTTTGTTTCAGTTTCTATCTTCGCGGAACACGACATGCCGGGACGGAATTCGACGTTCTTGTCGAGGAGCAGGAGGCGCACCTCGAAATTTGTCACCTCCTCCTGGGTTCCGAGCCCCTTGGTTTTTGCAGTGTTGGCGATCTGATACACGGTGGCCGCGAAGCTTCGGTTCGGGTAGGCGTCCACCTCCACGCGTGCGGTGTCGCCCAGGCTGATGAGTACAACGTCGTTCTCGTTCACCTCGACGCGGGCTTCCATCATGTTCAGATTGCTCACGGTCATGATCTCGGTGCCCTGCATGAAGCTGGATCCCGAAACACGCTCGCCGAGCTTGGAGATGAGTTGCGACACGACACCGTCGATGGGCGAGAAGATGGACGTCTTGTTCAGGTTCTCTTTCGAGCGGTCGAGGAAGGCCTGCGAGTTGTCGACCTCGTATTTTGCCGCGTCAACATTGGCCTTCGCCACATCGTACGTGTTTTTGATGGATTCGAGATCGGCTTCGCTGATGAGCCCCTTCTCGAACAATTGCTTCTGCCGCTTGAACTCCGATTCGATTTTCCGGAGGTCCGCCTCGCGCTGTTGCTGGAACGATTTTGCGCGATTCACGTTGGCGACGGCCTGCTGCCTGTCGGCGATGTATGTGTCGGGTTTGATGCGAACGAGAAGCTGCCCGCGTTTGACACGGTCGCCTTCCTTGATGGGAAGCTCGATGATTTCTCCCGACACCTCGGCGTTGATTTTCACCTGTGTCTGCGGCTCGATCTTGCCCGTCGCTTCGACGATCTGTGTGATGGTCATGCGTTTGACATTCTCGGTCTGCACAACCACGATGTTCTCGCTCTTCCCGCCGAAAATGATGACGAGCACGAGCACGATGACGATGAGCCCGATCCCCGAAAAAATGTACAGCTTCTTCCGGTTTTTCTTTTTCGCGTTGGTGGCCATTGGATGCCCTGTTATCGTTCAGTGGGAATGGGTGTGGTGCCGACCTGGTATTCAAGCGCCTTGCGCGCGATCCGGTAATCAAAGGTCGCGTTCACAACGTCGCTCTGCGCGGCGGTGAGATTCGTGTTTGCGACGATGAGATCCAGCAGTGTGCCCGCGCCAAGTGTATAGCGCTCGTTCGCGATACGCTGGTCCTCCTGCGCGGAGGTCAACGTGCGATTCGAGATCTCGAGATTTTTCTCCGCCAGCGTCACGGCGTTGTAGGCCTTCTGCACGCTGCCGGAAATGCTGCGCTGCAGTTCCAGCTTGTCTGTCTCGGCGTTCATTCGATCAACTTCGGCGAGTTGTACGGCCGATGACACGGCGAATCCGTTGAACAACGGAACGGAGAGCTGCAGGCCGTAGGAAAAGGTTCCGTAGTCCTCGCCTGTGAAGTTCTTCAACTCGATGTTGCTCCACGCATATCCTGCGGACGCGGTGAGTGAGGGATAATGTCCTGCACGCGCGATCGACACGCTCTTCTCCGTGCTCCTCACGGCCACGTCGGCCGCGAGAAAATCGCTGCGGGAGCGCATTGCCTCGAGCGCGAGTTTGTCCGTGCTTCCCAGTCCGCTTCTATACGAGGCTACCTCGCCCGCGTCCAGTGGAGCGGCGCTGTCGCCGGGATCGATGTCGAACTCCGCATCGGGTTTGACACCGAGAAGCGTCTGCAGATCGATAAGCGCGTCCTCGTACGAATTCTGCGCCTGCAAAAGACGAAGCTCGTCCTGTCCTACCTGTACCTGCTGCCTGTACACATCCGCAAGCGGCACGCTCCCCACCGCATTAAGTTCCTTGATACGCTCGAGCTGCTTCTTCGAACGCTCGTGGTTGCTCTGATTCACTTTCACGAGCTGTTGCAGTCGGAGCGCGTTGTAAAAATCCTGCTGCACGAGGAACACAGTGCTCTGCTTGCTCCGCGCAACACCCATCTCGGCCGACTGCATCCCGAGCACGCTTCTGTCGGCGGTGTGGATGTTTGCGAGACCGTCGAACAGTGTCAGGGATGATCCGATCGAATAGGAATACGAATCCTTCGACGTGAGTGTGGCCGTGGGTGAAATCGTGCGGACGGCTTCCTTCGATGATCGTGTCCAGGAGCCGTTCGCATTCAGCGAGGGGAGGAAGCCGCCGAAGGCCTGGCGCTTCACGGCGGCCGCGCGATCGATATTTTGGACGGACCGGCGCAGGCCCGCGTTGTTCGCGAGGCCGGTCTGTATGCATTGCTCGAGTGTGTACTGCTTCGCGGATTGTGCAATTGCCGCGGACGAAAGAACCGCCGTCAGCAGAATCGCCGATGCGAGATGTCGCGAGAATCGTCTTGCCATGGGATCGAAAACTCCAGGTGTGACCGGCTGTCTGCCGGATTGAGAGAACCGTGATTCAAACGGAATTGCTATGCAAAAGTTTCAGACTCGCAGCTCCGGTGGAAGCTCGGCGAGCATGCTTTTTCTCGACTTCGGTTTTTCCAGACGCGGCGCCGAGAGCACTTCATCCTGTATGTTGCGAAGATACTCGATTGCCGCGTCACGATCGTTGGGTATAAGGCCGTCGAGGATCGCGTCTTCAATGCGAGTTTTTAAAACCCCCACGACGATACCCGCCTGGACGCCGCACAGTCGCATGATGTCGTCGCCGCTGAGAGGCGGCTGCCACGATCGCAGCCGGTCCTTCTCCTCCACTTCCTTCAGCTTCTCGACGAGGGACTCGTAGTTGCGCAGATACTTCTGCACGAGCTTCGGATTCTTTGATGTGATGTCGGCGCGGCAGAGCTGTATCAGCGCGTCGATGTGTTCCCCTGCGTCGAAGAGCAGACGGCGCATGGCGGAATCCGTCACACCCTCATCCACCAACGCCATGGGACGCAGATGCAATGCGACTAGTTTTTCAATGAAGTGGATATCTTCGTGCGGAAGGCGCAGGTGCCGGAAAATCCGCTTCACGCGGCGTGCGCCGATTTCGGCGTGCCCGTGAAAGGACCAGCCGTGTTCGGGGCTGAACGACTTTGTCTGCGGTTTTGCGATGTCGTGCAGCAGCGCGCTCCACCGTAGCCGGAGATCGTCACTCACCTTGGCAACATTGTCCACAACACGGAGCGTGTGATAAAACACATCCTTGTGATGGAAGTTGCGCGTCCCGTCGGGATATTCTATGGATCGCTGGTCCACGCCCGCCAGTGCGTGCAGATCGGGAAGGAAGTGGCGCAGCAGGCCAAGCTCCATCAACAGTGCGAGCCCGATGGAAGGTTTGGGCGCAGCAAGTGTCTTTTGAAATTCGTCTCGGATACGCTCCATCGAGACGATGGAGATACGCTCGTTCATGCGTTCGATACCGTGACGCGTTGTTGCGGAAAGATGAAATTGCAATTGCGCCGCAAAACGGCATGCGCGCATCATACGCAGCGGATCATCGCTGAACGTCGTCTCCGGATCGAGCGGCGTGCGCAGAATCTTTTTCTCGATATCCGCAACTCCATTGAAGGGATCACGGAGAGTGCCGTAGTTCGCGTCGTTCAGTGCGACCGCCATTGCGTTCACCGTGAAGTCGCGGCGCCGCAAGTCTTCGTCGATGGTGCCGTTCGACACGACCGGCTTTCGCGAAGCCTCGTCGTACACTTCCGTGCGTGTGCCGACCGTCTCGATTTCCACGCCCCTCACCTCGAGTCGTGCAGTGCCGAAACGTTCGAAGACGACGAGTTTGCTTCCATGCAGCACGTTCGCAAGCAGGCGGGCAAAG from the Ignavibacteriota bacterium genome contains:
- the bshC gene encoding bacillithiol biosynthesis cysteine-adding enzyme BshC, which encodes MITLPFSSLPGTTDLFNDYCAGLPETRRYFVGHFTDPLAYETHLQLLERRTYFRGELADALYEQNRTWGAGERTMQAIERLRNSNTVCVVTGQQVSLFTGPLYTIYKALTACKMALWLREQFPAYDVIPVFWLESEDHDLDEAGTTALIDRENDFRRLVYAEPDPEGQKNTAPVGSMPLGERIESLLEELSTLLPSTDFTADVVNMMREAYKPGNTFATAFATMLHALYPDAGLVCVDPSDPEIKKLLAPVVLQELETFPTSGEEVIKRSAELEERYHAQVKPRAVNLFYLHKGGRYPIEPNEDGFFLRGSRQRFTSEELLEIANVQPELFSPNVLLRPIFQDYLFPTAAYIAGPAEVAYFAQLQPVYDHFQIPMPVIVPRASITLVEQKITKLFNKFSLQYASMFDSPEVLYRDLPISSENDTPGAGFAAFKAGMAELLGTLPGIAADTQQQLVDPARATVQNIEKYIALFEEKFTTARREKDSTLLRQLEKLHVYLAPEGKPQERQYNITTYLNRYGRDILSRIETHCQPFPAEHRLLMV
- a CDS encoding glycosyltransferase encodes the protein MDWILPATFILLALYLLKILFFWSGARRASRPAAADTSLSVTVIVAARNESGNIDRCIESLSRLRYPADLLEVLVIDDQSTDDTLQRMRVWETRMPSLRVLQTEGTIHGMRGKANAVAQAIEHARGEVILTTDADCAVPEEWVLETVRQYTPEVGCVCGFTLIRGADWFAGMQAVDWAYLLTIASAGVGWLRPLSAVGNNMSFRKRAYTDVGGYAAVGFSVTEDFALFKSIGYKSDWKIRYPVRASTLVWSEPCADAKELYRQKKRWGRGGVDIHPLGFAIMSIGFFMNAALLVLPFFGIPFWAWCAAFAGKCLGDAFLLSFPLKQLGQQRLFRYFPVFELYYLVYVTLLPFVVFLTGKVVWKGRKL
- a CDS encoding polysaccharide deacetylase family protein translates to MRCITASLGSLAPVFVNIGTRRIGRRDEVLLTFDDGPHPRTTPLLLDILASHSAHAVFFLNGELIVRYAAEARAIVDAGHVVANHGYRHTRWSGLSASEIRESIEATEALLNDLDSGRPHLVRAPYGRFPRRARVITRTLGLHPVAWNCMPYDFVERRSVPEMRTFLRRHIKGGAIVVLHENDRTHSRLDALTAAFFEILHLKHLRTAEPRAIWQ
- a CDS encoding DUF1207 domain-containing protein: MTLRRAARAWRHVLVFTILFPAAMTAQEWNIDWAEGSPAFRPLIAHTVEARMGMNTLRNEHRLRLDIGATADLLALRHRDGNAEAWTFGADFFTWTSLRQAADFHFPVDAVDYLFGVNISHVSRFDEQSALTGRLRFSHISAHLVDGSFDKIDGAWRDGRLPRVYSREFLDLVVAYERNSAYRVYAGAQYLVHVDPPHLGRFAPHGGIEVYPISFADGNVTPYVAYDGWLVDIGAYAASHSVQAGVCIGRWGGRGVNLFLSWFSGNSEHGEYHDLRWTTWGYGFTVTF
- a CDS encoding ABC transporter permease, whose amino-acid sequence is MVVRTLRTNRLRAALTVLSVSIGVFSIIAVMTALGALQQSIESGLSQLGANTFQIQKHGRNMGGEPGWRDRERNRKDLTYAQGLALIDARTGAQRIGLEVWTFGHEVSWRNTRTDPNIAIAGENPDGLPTNQWEVELGRGLTQSDLDLTRPVVVLGESLARKLFPPSMDPIGQTVRMLGKPWHVIGVLKAQGGLFGSRDSYFIIPITTFFETFGKNRSIHIMVQAPSRDTYDAVLDDVTGALRAIRNVPAGEENDFAIFSNESVITEFNQLTLYVRVGTMAVAAVALLAAGIGIMNIMLVSVTERTREIGIRKAVGATRRSIVTQFLHESVGISLIGGVLGIAAGLGAGNALAFALEIPAIVQPGWVLFGLASCVFIGIVFGTYPAWKASNLDPIEALRYE
- a CDS encoding ABC transporter permease produces the protein MHRLLELGEGLRIAFAAIVANKMRSVLTTLGIVIGIVVVTLMATVIEGLGSALDNSIKSLGADVYYVSKWDWFSDEWWKSRNRRDITLLEARQLKDRFTLAEAVVPVVQTWQATMKYGNRSVRGNVLGTEEAYVVTSGVVPQEGRFFNDLESNSGRPVCVIGHDVADNLFEKEDPIGKFIKIGGFTYRVIGVLEKEGDFLGTSMFSKDTQAFIPLNNFLRVFGGERSFDIHVKMLEGIDKEEARTELIGAFRKIRRVPAWKEDDFGINTQEFLKSIFDNVVSTIGIIGFLITSLSLLVGGVGIMNIMFVSVKERTKEIGTRKALGARRRTILTQFLIEAAALCLIGGLIGLGLSYPLSLIIDKVLPSSMPLWVVGLSLTISITVGLISGIVPAYTAARMNPVDALRYE
- a CDS encoding ABC transporter ATP-binding protein, which codes for MNSPLAADTPLIHIKNVTKTYDMGAEKVHALRDASVDIYRNEYVAIMGPSGSGKSTLMNIIGCLDTPSSGLYMFTGSNVGEMNDNELASIRNRQIGFVFQTFNLLARSTALHNVELPLIYAGVGTAERRERAARSLTAVGLADRMNHKPNELSGGQRQRVAIARALVNNPSIILADEPTGNLDSKTGEEIMQVFSDLHTQGNTLILVTHEEDIASHAHRIVRLFDGEIASDVHVENPRRYPSKL